The genomic window GCAAAGCCGAGGCGATAGACGGTGTTGTCAAGTCTGCGCTCCAGCATCTGCAGGAGGTTGTCGCCGGTGACGCCACCCATTTTGGCGGCTTTCACGAAGTAGTTGCTGAATTGCTTTTCCAGCAGGCAATAGATGTTTCTTAGTTTCTGTTTTTCGCGCAGGTGGATGAAATAATCGCTGGGCTTGCGGCGCATGTTTCTGCCATGCTGACCGGGCGGGAATTTGCGCCGGTTCAGAATTCTGTCGTATTTGGCCGTGCCAAAGATGTTTTCGCCGAATTTCCGGCAGAGTTTCGCTCTTGGTCCTGTATATCTTGCCATGATTTTCCTCGCTTATATCCTTCTGGTTTTGGGTGGACGGCAGCCGTTGTGGGGAATGGGGGTGGCGTCTTTGATCATGGTGACTTTGAGTCCTGAAGCGTTGACCGCCCGGATGGCTGATTCCCTGCCGCTACCAGGCCCGCGGACGATCACGCCCACGCGGGTGAGCCCCATTTCCAAGCCGGTTTTGGAGACTTCGGTGGCGGCAAGCTGGGCCG from Candidatus Cloacimonadota bacterium includes these protein-coding regions:
- the rpsK gene encoding 30S ribosomal protein S11; protein product: MAKKTRIKKKRVRLSFDEGIVFVHSSFNNTIVSLADRSGNILTWSSGGRVGYKGSRKATPFAAQLAATEVSKTGLEMGLTRVGVIVRGPGSGRESAIRAVNASGLKVTMIKDATPIPHNGCRPPKTRRI
- the rpsD gene encoding 30S ribosomal protein S4; its protein translation is MARYTGPRAKLCRKFGENIFGTAKYDRILNRRKFPPGQHGRNMRRKPSDYFIHLREKQKLRNIYCLLEKQFSNYFVKAAKMGGVTGDNLLQMLERRLDNTVYRLGFATTRMQARQFVNHGHFLVNGKKVDIPSYLLKDGDIIEVRPKSKGIKPLAEAWNNSEASSPFPWLTVDKENMRGQFVNIPLAAEIPNTVDLRLIVEFYSK